TGctaaaattgttttaataacagATACGTTCAGTATGCAGCATTCATACTTCCATATGCACTAATGCAACCGCGATGTAGATCTTGATCCccaaaacttttttaaaagctaTAAATTACCTCTTATACAAAAAATGAAGCGTAAAGTCACCTTGTGGAAAAGTGCTACTTTAAAAACAGGAATCACAGCTGCCAAGTTGCACTAAATTACAAAGTTATGGTTCAGGTCAAAGCTTAGAACATTAGCCCATGATTTTTATGCAACTGCCAGAGATAAAACAAATGATACAGTGCTATACCATTACAAAACGTAGAAATGGTTCTGGACTGCGCTCGACACATTTATTGCAAAAATGATTGCTGTAATAACTTACTTTTAAGAACTCACACAATAATCCACGATACACAAAAGACAGAGGTCGCAATGATGGATTATagaacattgtgttttaatataatggCTGGACTGGATGCACAAAAGAAGAGAATTTTAACTGCGCACACCACTAGTAATATTTGGTTTACATATTATTGACCAATTACATTAAGATAAAAAGCAAACGTTACCTTTTCGTGtaacaaatttaacaagttcCAATTGCGTATAATCAACATTTACGCAAAGCATGTATAAGACTCCTTGCTTTATTTGTAAATACAACTAGAAACAGCACTTGGGCTTGTCCCTCCACATAAAAACCACGCATGTGATGACACTATAACAGTGTTATAGACACTGTCAGAACACACTTAATCCTCCTACAAACCGCGTCAGCATTCAAGCACTTAAATGTGTGAACCTGCTGGCAGCCAGCGATATGTGTGCTGCACATTACCAGGAGAGTACTGCCTGGCCCCCGTTTAACATGAAAAAACtccagaaaacaaaatgaaaaataataataatacatttaagcagaAACTGGTTAGCAATCCATACAaacatggattttctttttttcgtaAAGTTCTCCAGCACtaggaaaattacattttaccatACAGACAGGTATGGTACATAGCCAAgtcaattacagtacatttaattacaGTCCAGTCATGTATACACTGCTCAAAACAATTCAGAAACAATATTTCCAGTAAGCATAATCAATGCCAGGATTATTGGTATATGTGGTGATATTTACATATGGAGAGTGGACAATAGTATAGACTGGAATGTCTGATATGCCTATATTACCACCATCTGACACCTCATTAATTACCCATTTAGCATTTATATGACTAGAGGGTTAATGTAGTCATAATTTCAATACAGGATTTGTGGGGTTTATAACACCTGATATACAAATCTATGAATGTCCCTTAATTGTCTGGAGCAGTCCATGCATTTCCCCATCAAACTTTAACACCCCAGAAAGCCTATGAAAACGTACAGTGCATTGACTTCATTTTCACACGTGTTATAAAGATTTCCTAAATGATGTGAAACGCATCAGAATAGTAAATCTTTTGTTACAAACCAGATTTTTGGAAAAAGTGCATACTGCTGGTACGCTTGCTagtaaatggaaaagaaaaaaaaaaaacctggagtgACTCAACTCTCCCCTTCACCTAATACTGCTCTGCCGTCCGCTCAACAACCCTACAAAACCTGCTCCCGCTGCTTCATCCCAAATGAACAAGTGCCACAACGGTGGAATAGCCGTGCTGCAGGTTTTCCGCGTCAGTCAGGGTGTAACCATCAGTGACAATCTTGTCACATCCGATCTCCCCATTCCCGAAGAAGCCAAACAAAGGAATGCTTGGGAAGATTTTCCGAAAGGTGTCTGCTTCCACGTTCTTCGAATTGTAGTGGTGTTTGCCACGGCCCACACAGGCGAACATGAAGCCCAGGGTGTTGTGCTGGGGGATGTTGGCGGATTTCAGGCGCTGCAAAGCTGCTTCTGCAGTCTTATCACTGTTCACGTCCTGCTTGAGGAGAACCGAAGCGCTCTGGATCTTGGAGCCACTCAACGCCAGACCCACAACCCCGTAGGAACCCGGGTTGCAGCTTCCATAAGCAAACAAGACACACAGTGGAAATAAAACGATGCAAGTCAGTTCAATTGTTTGCATCCAAATgctcatttgtttaattaaaagctACACAATTGTCTACAAACAGCTGCAGGAGGTATGTTTTAGTAATCATTTTTTGATATACATTGGTGAGCTAGATTAGTCAAACTAAAATacttgtttgtacattttaatcATCTGGAAAAAGGATACATTATTTAATTGTAAATTGTTACAAGAGCTTCTGaataaagtatatactgtatacaaagcCCATTATTACGAATTCAAGTAATCAATTCTAGTGTACACTGTACTTTCAACCTACcactctggctctggggaagtcACACTCTCAATATGTCCACCTGCAAGGAGGATGTTAGCTTTGGACAGCGGCTCAATGACTTGGTTAAGGAATCGTGCAGCGCCCGACTTAAACGCCTCGTATCCAAACAAAAGAACCACCCGCAGATTGGGATTGTTCACAAGACCTGCGAATGAACAAACACATATTGTGCAATAGCAGTCACAGGAAAGAATAGCCAGTCTGCCCTTAACCACCCTTCCCTATCGAAACAGCAGACTTGCTGGATATTCAGATTTGATTACCCATATTCAGATGGGTAAATTGGTAAAAGTATAGATTGTTATCATAACACACTTATAGAGAAGTAAATCAATGGTATTACTCCAGGAGTACATGTTTGACACAATGGAGGAGGCATGGAGGCAGATGCTTCAGAGAAGAGTCCTTGTATCATTTCTTACCTATGGacagtatatatttaatgatTTGAAAGAAGAGAAGAGGTGTTAGCCAGGTATACTGGCCAAATTACAACACAGGAGAACGGAGCAAAGACACAGTTGGCACATATATTGTTGCAGGGTCACTCTCTCAACAGTGACTGAAACGCACACAAATGTACTagataatacaaatgtaatattaattcATGTTAATACATAGCCTAATGGTGAAATGATGATTCAAGTTAAAATTAATTAGACCCTTGAGTAGATCATCATTAGAAAAGTTACAGCAGTTCTAACCAACAGGTGCTGCTGTTAGTAAAGCAAAAAGTATCACATTGACACAATGCTTTTTTTCTTATAAACACTCTTTCCAAAAAAATATGATTCAATCACAGCTGTCAGTTGACTGAGAACCATTCCATACTctagcaaaaatacattttagaacagTTTCACTTCGCAACAAAGTTTCACTTCCTTTGATTCCAGTGCTAGCCTACAGAAAGAGGATGCAGTTGCTTTCGGAATAAGGAGAATCAgctaataaaacagaacaaaaacactgaacaactGATAAGTGTCAGGGTGCTAATTAAGCAGTAAGTTTGACCCAGTATTTTGGAaaattctgtattaaaaataccaaggataataaagaaaaaaaaagcataaaatgaAAAGGCAATGCACTCTAGTACATTTAAAAGCACATGCGTTCATGCTCCATTGTGTTACCAGCTATACCCACCTGCTTCTTCAAGAGACGTGCTGGAGAAATTCCTTTTACAGAAGTGGAAGGAGCGGATACTTATTCCATCAATATTGGGAAACATGACGGCAAAACCTGCTTCTCCCTCTTCAAATTCCTGAGGCAGGTTACTGTGTGATCCCATCGGAGTTACTGGAGAAACAAAAGGGGCTGGTAAGCATCCAATGCTCTCTTAAATACCAGTGCTCTATTCcacttacaaaaatacattcaaataaccAGGACTGCAGAGGCACGGACTATCCTACAGAGCCCGACTTAAAGTATAATTACCAATTTAAAAGGACATTAAAAACAGAGAAGTTGCCTCTTACAGACAATCCCAGGTACTGCAATGCCCAAGATGTCACATCCTATGGGAAACAGTTTCCTAAGCTCATCTGTTTTTCCTGAGCTAGATGATTTTTTCACTGtaggaaagaacaaaaaaaaaaagcgttagtTACAGATGCAGCCTAAAATCAGTCTCAATGTTTTTCTCGCCAGTGTTGATTTACCATCAATGCATATGAAAAGTTCAGTTTGACTTTTTCATTTTAGTTGTTGCCTAGATGCATGACTAGTCACTGATACCCATGTGATTCAAAAATCATCATTTAATGGATATAATTAATAAAAGGCTTAAGAATTCATCAAATCATCTCCTACTAACTTTTAAATCAAAAGGCAAAGAGAAATTGCATTGGTAAGACCCCTGTGGGAAATCTCTATAAGCCTGCACAGAGGGGTGTATTATAACCACCAGATGAAGGCCAAATGTACCCAAATGCAAGAGCCAAGAAGCAATCTCAATCTGTGACCACAGATTGTCTGTGGGCAAGAATTAGCTTAGCAGCAGggggcacaaaaaaaaacaaaaaggctacATATATTAGAAATATTACAGGAAAAGCTTTTTTTGGCACTAAGTGGCAGCGTTGGCAAGGACAGGATAAAaaatttggttgtttttgttgggAATACAAATATTGTACAGCACTGTCTCCTAtatttaatccccccccccccccccccgacatcAACAACCAGAAATGTAATCTTAATGCAGATCGTTTAGATTTACACTTAGTGTAACAAGTATTCTGACCACAGTCCTGGATGTAGTGAGAGGAGGGTTGCAACACTGCTTCACAGGAGATGCAAGAAATAAAAACTGTGTAAAATCGGACAAGGGATTTATGAGggcaaataacacaaaacaaatgcaacagtttaaatacacagcagggatggaaataagactaggattgtatagcagtttcaccaattccaggttttactaccagcttgattccCCCTTGTGAATAGATAAtctcaggtatgtcttattaagctcacagtaaaaccaggaatggatcaaactgctttgcaatgggagtcttatttccgtccttATTAAAGTGTTTTGTAGTACGtctcctacctttttttttaagaaaatgattATCTTGCTGGTTAAAAGCATCAACATCTGCCATAATCAGCACTGTCTTGGGAAGCAAATACACATTCTGCACAGAAGAGAACAGgtttacacacacgcacacaccatgTCTTATCTATGCTGATTATTGGTTCTACTGGGCAAAAATCAGAATTTTACTGTGCCTTCATGTGTGTGATTATGATTTGCAATACCCAAGTTCAGACCAAGGCACCAACAGGAACCTTACCCAATATCGGTGCAAGTAATACTAACTTGGGTAAGATGGTTACAAATATGCATACCACACATCAACAGCACAGAAGGCTGTGACAGTACAACTGGTGAATGGTCTTGTTATTAAGACTTTATCTTGTAAATCACACAGTAATGGTGTCCATCTGCAGCCAGTACTAGAACTCAAGATTACCTCCACTTCTTCAACCAGAGTCCGGGGGAGGACGTGGCCAGTGCCGCCACTGGACCCTGAAGCAGAAATCCAGGTCACTTTCTGCTGTTTTCTGAGTACTCTGCGGGCACACTCCCGCCACAATGCGCAAACACTAAAATGAACAACACAATTACAACGTGATGCTGTACTACAGCACACAGTAAACTCGCGGATTATGTACGTTACTGTCTGCATGTGCATTGAAGAGTTGACTGCCAGCTAACAAGAAATACCTGCAAAagaggagcccccccccccccccaacaatacCGACAAACTACAGTGCTTATCGATAATACTTACAGCGCGGTGTTAATACAAACAAGGAAGAAGTATCTATCACTCAGAAAATGCGGAAGCTCATTTATGACTTTACTAATTCGATTCCAAATATGTAATGAAATGCAACCCTTTTGCCGTAAGAACTCAATTGTAATATGATTTTTGCACAAGTAAACAAAGTACACTATACGGTAATTCATGCTGATACGGTATGTGTctgctatatttattttcttacctggCGGTGTGAAACAGTGACTTGGTCGGTACGAATGTGAGAATTCTCTCAACAACCTCGGCTACGTTAGAAAGCACATACCCAGCTTTACTTTCTATTGTTAAATCCATTTTTGCAGCTTTGTAGCAACATAAAAAAGTCTACTATGCACAGCCAGAAGCCGCAGACCGTTTATTCACGACCTTTCAACTTTCCACCAAAAAACTAGGAAGCACACACTCAATTGAAATCAGCTGTCTGCCGAGCTTCATAGCGCCTTCTAGTGGGTCTTCCTCAAAACCTCCAAAATGTACCATTCGAAAACGACCGAAATTGTTAGCTTGCTTCATTCAGTCACTAGCAGATCAAACAAACTTCGATACACGGTATAGACGTCACAAATACCACATGTTGGATACACCCGCCAGCttttatgaaaggtgctacaagTATAGTCAAACGTTTCAACGATCGATCTTTTTAATGTCTTAACACGAGGTAATGTGAGCTATCGGCATGAAATATGTAATACTAATTTTGTCCACCAGTCCAGGAAACACTATAACTGGATAAATCATCTGGTGATCACACTATGTGTATGAGCAGTACAGACCTATCTCCACTACAAAGGTCTCGGTCTTGCTATTAGCCTGGCATCAGGCAATATGAGTCTATAATTATCT
This window of the Polyodon spathula isolate WHYD16114869_AA chromosome 24, ASM1765450v1, whole genome shotgun sequence genome carries:
- the LOC121299296 gene encoding F-box only protein 22-like → MDLTIESKAGYVLSNVAEVVERILTFVPTKSLFHTASVCALWRECARRVLRKQQKVTWISASGSSGGTGHVLPRTLVEEVENVYLLPKTVLIMADVDAFNQQDNHFLKKKVKKSSSSGKTDELRKLFPIGCDILGIAVPGIVLTPMGSHSNLPQEFEEGEAGFAVMFPNIDGISIRSFHFCKRNFSSTSLEEAGLVNNPNLRVVLLFGYEAFKSGAARFLNQVIEPLSKANILLAGGHIESVTSPEPECCNPGSYGVVGLALSGSKIQSASVLLKQDVNSDKTAEAALQRLKSANIPQHNTLGFMFACVGRGKHHYNSKNVEADTFRKIFPSIPLFGFFGNGEIGCDKIVTDGYTLTDAENLQHGYSTVVALVHLG